One window of Streptomyces sp. FIT100 genomic DNA carries:
- the lysS gene encoding lysine--tRNA ligase, with the protein MPTVAQSSTETDWVSRFADDVIAESERRAPGKPVVVASGLSPSGPIHLGNLREVMTPHLVADEIRRRGFEVRHLISWDDYDRYRKVPESVPGVDKTWAEHIGKPLTSVPAPDGSPHANWAEHFKAAMVESLAELGVEYDPISQTEQYMSGVYREQILHAMKHRGAIDGILDQYRTKAKAPSKKQQQKPADEAELEAAEGSGAASEDDGSGGSAGYFPYKPYCGNCEKDLTTVTEYIDATTELTYSCTACGFSETVRLSEFNRGKLVWKVDWPMRWAYEGVIFEPSGVDHSSPGSSFVVGGQIVREIFNGVQPIGPMYAFVGISGMAKMSSSRGGVPTPADALKIMEAPLLRWLYARRKPNQSFKIAFDQEIQRLYDEWDKLESKVEDGSVLPADAAAYSRAVRTAAGELPRTPRPLPYRTLASVVDITAGHDEQTVRILSELDPTKPLASLDEVRPRLDRAENWITTQVPADARTIVRSEPDTELLGSLDEEARTSLRLLLEGLDSHWSLDGLTTLVYGVPKVMAGLEPDAKPTPELKVAQRSFFALLYRLLVSRETGPRLPTLLLAVGADRVRKLLGA; encoded by the coding sequence GTGCCGACCGTGGCTCAGAGCAGCACCGAGACCGACTGGGTCTCCCGTTTCGCGGACGATGTCATCGCCGAGTCGGAACGGCGTGCGCCCGGGAAACCGGTCGTGGTTGCCTCTGGCCTGTCTCCGTCCGGCCCCATCCACCTGGGCAATCTCCGCGAGGTCATGACCCCGCACCTGGTCGCGGACGAGATCCGCCGGCGTGGGTTCGAGGTCCGGCATCTGATCTCCTGGGACGACTACGACCGGTACCGCAAGGTGCCCGAGAGCGTCCCCGGCGTCGACAAGACCTGGGCCGAGCACATCGGCAAGCCGCTGACGTCGGTCCCGGCCCCCGACGGCTCTCCGCACGCGAACTGGGCGGAGCACTTCAAGGCCGCCATGGTCGAGTCGCTCGCCGAGCTGGGCGTCGAGTACGACCCGATCAGCCAGACCGAGCAGTACATGTCCGGGGTGTACCGCGAGCAGATCCTGCACGCGATGAAGCACCGTGGTGCGATCGACGGGATCCTCGACCAGTACCGGACCAAGGCCAAGGCCCCGTCGAAGAAGCAGCAGCAGAAGCCGGCGGACGAGGCCGAGCTGGAGGCCGCCGAGGGCTCCGGTGCGGCGAGCGAGGACGACGGCAGCGGCGGCTCCGCGGGGTACTTCCCGTACAAGCCGTACTGCGGCAACTGCGAGAAGGACCTGACGACCGTCACCGAGTACATCGACGCGACCACCGAGCTGACGTACTCGTGCACGGCGTGCGGCTTCTCCGAGACGGTCCGGCTGAGCGAGTTCAACCGCGGCAAGCTGGTCTGGAAGGTCGACTGGCCGATGCGCTGGGCCTACGAGGGCGTGATCTTCGAGCCGAGCGGTGTCGACCACTCCTCCCCGGGGTCGTCCTTCGTCGTGGGCGGTCAGATCGTCCGCGAGATCTTCAACGGTGTGCAGCCGATCGGACCGATGTACGCCTTCGTGGGCATCTCCGGCATGGCGAAGATGTCGTCGTCCCGTGGCGGTGTGCCGACGCCCGCGGACGCGCTGAAGATCATGGAAGCGCCGCTGCTGCGCTGGCTGTACGCGCGCCGCAAGCCCAACCAGTCCTTCAAGATCGCCTTCGACCAGGAGATCCAGCGGCTCTACGACGAGTGGGACAAGCTGGAGTCCAAGGTCGAGGACGGGTCCGTGCTGCCGGCCGACGCGGCGGCGTACTCGCGCGCGGTGCGCACCGCCGCCGGTGAGCTGCCGCGCACGCCGCGGCCGCTGCCGTACCGCACGCTCGCCTCGGTCGTCGACATCACCGCCGGCCATGACGAGCAGACCGTGCGGATCCTCAGCGAGCTGGACCCGACGAAGCCGCTCGCCTCGCTCGACGAGGTGCGGCCGCGGCTCGACCGCGCGGAGAACTGGATCACCACCCAGGTGCCGGCCGACGCGCGCACGATCGTCCGTTCCGAGCCCGACACCGAGCTGCTCGGCTCGCTCGACGAGGAGGCACGGACGTCGCTGCGGCTGCTGCTGGAGGGCCTGGACTCCCACTGGTCCCTGGACGGCCTCACCACGCTGGTCTACGGAGTACCGAAGGTCATGGCGGGCCTGGAGCCGGACGCCAAGCCGACGCCCGAGCTGAAGGTCGCCCAGCGCTCCTTCTTCGCGCTGCTGTACCGGCTGCTGGTCAGCCGTGAGACCGGCCCGCGACTGCCGACGCTGCTGCTGGCGGTCGGGGCGGACCGGGTGCGCAAGCTGCTCGGGGCCTGA
- a CDS encoding DUF2637 domain-containing protein codes for MQLTRTHRILIGLVVAGAVIIAGIGFAGSYAAVRELAEKKGFGNFSLVFPIGIDAGICVLLALDLLLTWIRIPFPLLRQTAWLLTAATIAFNGAAAWPDPLGVGMHAVIPVLFVVAVEAARHAVGRIADITADKHMEGVRLTRWLLSPVPTFLLWRRMKLWELRSYDQVIKLEQERLIYQARLQARFGRSWRRKAPVEALMPLRLAKYGVPLAETAPAGLAAAGIEPALLPPNPANPASSTNAPDPVTAPAAAPQLPAPQAPREEWPQEYPQAHPEDGQLPQDVGPGPHESPWFHAQQAPQEAYETAYNPTYVEGLEPTPVAVPSGPDAFPGPDAIPGPRAEQQPLYEQAPAPEPVPDQAPEPKFQVPNGAGGTRPLGEGVQDALPSDENLYQVFRQSIAGEGMPTPGAFASNVEVTYGLRLPPREVNQYMDRFTVRFNNELMEDHIA; via the coding sequence ATGCAGCTGACACGCACGCACCGGATACTCATCGGCCTGGTCGTCGCCGGCGCGGTGATCATCGCCGGCATCGGCTTCGCCGGGTCGTACGCCGCGGTGCGCGAGCTCGCGGAAAAGAAGGGCTTCGGCAACTTCTCCCTGGTCTTCCCCATCGGCATCGACGCGGGCATCTGTGTGCTGCTCGCCCTCGACCTGCTGCTGACGTGGATCCGCATACCGTTCCCGCTGCTGCGCCAGACCGCGTGGCTGCTGACGGCGGCGACGATCGCGTTCAACGGCGCGGCCGCCTGGCCCGACCCGCTCGGCGTCGGTATGCACGCCGTCATCCCGGTGCTCTTCGTGGTCGCCGTCGAGGCCGCCCGGCACGCGGTGGGCCGGATCGCGGACATCACCGCCGACAAACACATGGAGGGCGTGCGGCTCACCCGCTGGCTGCTCTCGCCCGTGCCCACGTTCCTGCTGTGGCGGCGCATGAAGCTGTGGGAGCTGCGCAGTTACGACCAGGTCATCAAGCTGGAGCAGGAGCGGCTGATCTACCAGGCCCGCCTCCAGGCCCGTTTCGGGCGCTCATGGCGGCGCAAGGCGCCGGTCGAGGCGCTGATGCCGCTGCGGCTTGCGAAGTACGGCGTCCCGCTGGCGGAGACGGCCCCGGCCGGGCTGGCCGCCGCCGGGATCGAGCCCGCGCTGCTGCCGCCGAACCCGGCGAACCCGGCGAGCTCGACGAACGCGCCGGACCCGGTCACCGCACCCGCGGCGGCGCCGCAGCTGCCCGCGCCCCAGGCACCGCGCGAGGAATGGCCCCAGGAGTACCCGCAGGCCCACCCCGAGGACGGGCAGCTGCCGCAGGACGTCGGCCCCGGCCCGCACGAGAGCCCGTGGTTCCACGCGCAGCAGGCGCCTCAGGAGGCGTACGAGACCGCGTACAACCCGACGTACGTGGAGGGCCTGGAGCCGACCCCGGTGGCGGTCCCCTCCGGCCCGGACGCCTTTCCCGGCCCTGACGCCATTCCCGGGCCGCGCGCCGAGCAGCAGCCGCTGTACGAGCAGGCCCCGGCGCCCGAGCCGGTGCCGGACCAGGCACCGGAGCCGAAGTTCCAGGTACCGAACGGGGCGGGTGGCACACGTCCGTTGGGGGAGGGCGTGCAGGACGCATTGCCCTCGGACGAGAACCTGTACCAGGTGTTCCGGCAGTCGATAGCGGGCGAGGGCATGCCGACGCCCGGCGCCTTCGCGTCGAACGTCGAGGTCACGTACGGCTTGCGCCTCCCGCCTCGCGAGGTGAACCAGTACATGGACCGGTTCACGGTCCGGTTCAACAACGAGCTGATGGAAGACCACATCGCGTAG
- a CDS encoding DUF3558 domain-containing protein translates to MHRSAPRLTRIFASAAIPVMLVVAGCSSDSGSGSDKASGSDTPSGASTGAKPSVAAVEPAKFAKLPEPCKAIASKTVLELVPKAKNKAGTAGTSSDTGARGGCSWNGLEDKGVKGSNYRWLDVAFLRYESESGLGSGEKRAKEAYAKEVAKNKATEDAKNVKTSPAAGVGDEATAISYDLSKTDETFKYATIVARTGNVVVTLGYNGAGYAGAKTPDAADLMKDAMKAAKEAAASVATANK, encoded by the coding sequence ATGCACCGATCAGCCCCGCGACTCACCCGCATATTCGCCAGCGCCGCCATCCCGGTGATGCTCGTCGTCGCCGGCTGCTCCTCGGACTCCGGCAGCGGCTCGGACAAGGCATCCGGCTCGGACACCCCCTCGGGGGCCTCCACCGGAGCGAAGCCGTCGGTGGCGGCGGTCGAGCCCGCGAAGTTCGCCAAGCTGCCGGAGCCGTGCAAGGCGATCGCCTCGAAGACGGTCCTGGAGCTGGTCCCCAAGGCGAAGAACAAGGCCGGTACGGCCGGCACCTCCAGCGACACCGGCGCCCGCGGCGGCTGCTCCTGGAACGGCCTTGAGGACAAGGGCGTCAAGGGCTCGAACTACCGCTGGCTCGACGTCGCCTTCCTGCGGTACGAGTCCGAGTCCGGCCTGGGCAGCGGCGAGAAGCGCGCCAAGGAGGCGTACGCGAAGGAAGTCGCGAAGAACAAGGCCACCGAGGACGCCAAGAACGTCAAGACGTCGCCCGCCGCGGGCGTCGGCGACGAGGCGACGGCGATCAGCTACGACCTGAGCAAGACGGACGAGACGTTCAAGTACGCGACGATCGTCGCCCGCACGGGGAACGTCGTGGTCACGCTCGGCTACAACGGCGCGGGCTACGCCGGGGCCAAGACCCCGGACGCCGCGGATCTGATGAAGGATGCGATGAAGGCGGCCAAGGAGGCCGCGGCCTCGGTCGCGACGGCCAACAAGTAG
- a CDS encoding DUF3558 domain-containing protein, which produces MQRKAYATALAALLVAFVGGCSAGSGDDGSAPDTKAGEVPAAAAPGKYRTLYEPCGAVERSTLRDLLPGAAQLPEEQQEKVYKGTAAVTYDTDRRVGCSWKADAPDASHQLRIDVERVVSYDPAVSDDSKAQEVYAGKREAAQLPSPADPRDEQVQGTRSPSGGPSTPPPSAGAGAGADSGKGAGASGAASASGAVAPVVTPSGTAGTPEGLEPRELDGLADAAFLDDALTRAGSTAQHRTVSVVFRTSNVIVTVEYVEQPALTTVIPDSKELQEKAQALARNLAERFND; this is translated from the coding sequence GTGCAGCGAAAGGCGTACGCAACCGCTCTGGCGGCGCTTCTCGTCGCGTTCGTCGGCGGCTGCAGTGCCGGATCAGGCGACGACGGCTCGGCCCCCGACACCAAGGCGGGCGAGGTCCCGGCCGCGGCGGCCCCGGGCAAGTACCGCACGCTCTACGAGCCCTGTGGCGCGGTCGAGCGCTCCACTCTCAGGGACCTCCTCCCCGGCGCCGCCCAGCTGCCCGAGGAGCAGCAGGAGAAGGTGTACAAGGGGACGGCCGCCGTCACGTACGACACCGACCGGCGCGTCGGGTGCAGCTGGAAGGCCGACGCACCGGACGCCTCGCACCAGCTGCGGATCGACGTCGAGCGCGTGGTCTCGTACGACCCGGCCGTCAGCGACGACTCGAAGGCGCAGGAGGTCTACGCCGGGAAGCGGGAGGCGGCACAGCTCCCTTCCCCCGCCGACCCGCGCGACGAGCAGGTCCAGGGGACCCGTTCCCCGAGCGGCGGCCCTTCGACGCCGCCCCCCAGCGCCGGAGCCGGAGCCGGAGCCGACAGCGGCAAGGGTGCGGGCGCGTCGGGCGCCGCGAGCGCGTCGGGCGCCGTCGCCCCCGTGGTCACCCCCTCCGGCACCGCGGGCACCCCCGAGGGCCTGGAGCCCCGCGAGCTCGACGGCCTCGCCGACGCGGCCTTCCTCGACGACGCCCTGACGCGGGCCGGATCCACGGCGCAGCACCGCACCGTGAGCGTGGTGTTCCGCACATCGAACGTGATCGTCACCGTCGAGTACGTCGAGCAGCCCGCCCTGACCACCGTGATCCCCGACAGCAAGGAACTGCAGGAAAAGGCGCAGGCCCTGGCCCGGAATCTGGCCGAGCGCTTCAACGACTAG
- a CDS encoding RtcB family protein: MSYVEVPGAKVPIRMWTDPSTVEGGAMQQLQNVATLPWIKGLAVMPDVHYGKGATVGSVIAMQGAVCPAAVGVDIGCGMSAVKSSLTADDLPGDLSRLRSKIEQAIPVGRGMHDEPVDPGRVYGLPTSGFEDFWSRFDGVADAVKFRRERATKQMGTLGSGNHFVEFCLDETGSVWLMLHSGSRNIGKELAEHHIGEAQKLPHNQGLIDRDLAVFVADTPQMAAYRNDLFWAQEYAKHNRAIMMGLFQEIVRREFRKARVTFDPVISCHHNYVAEERYEGMDLLVTRKGAIRAGSGDFGIIPGSMGTGSYIVKGLGNEKSFNSASHGAGRRMSRNAAKRRFSTRDLEEQTRGVECRKDSGVVDEIPAAYKPIEKVIDQQRDLVQVVAKLKQVICVKG; encoded by the coding sequence ATGTCGTACGTAGAGGTACCGGGGGCGAAGGTTCCCATCCGTATGTGGACGGACCCGTCCACGGTCGAGGGCGGGGCGATGCAGCAGCTGCAGAACGTCGCCACGCTGCCCTGGATCAAGGGCCTCGCCGTCATGCCGGACGTGCACTACGGCAAGGGCGCGACCGTCGGCTCGGTGATCGCGATGCAGGGCGCCGTCTGCCCGGCGGCGGTCGGCGTCGACATCGGCTGCGGAATGTCCGCCGTGAAGAGCTCGCTGACGGCCGACGACCTCCCGGGCGACCTCTCGCGACTGCGCTCCAAGATCGAGCAGGCGATCCCGGTGGGCCGCGGCATGCACGACGAGCCGGTCGACCCCGGCCGGGTGTACGGGCTGCCGACGTCGGGCTTCGAAGACTTCTGGTCCCGGTTCGACGGGGTCGCCGACGCGGTCAAGTTCCGCCGGGAGCGCGCGACGAAGCAGATGGGAACGCTGGGCTCGGGCAACCACTTCGTGGAGTTCTGCCTCGACGAGACCGGTTCCGTATGGCTGATGCTCCACTCCGGCTCGCGCAACATCGGCAAGGAGCTCGCCGAGCACCACATCGGCGAGGCCCAGAAGCTGCCGCACAACCAGGGCCTGATCGACCGCGACCTGGCGGTGTTCGTCGCGGACACCCCGCAGATGGCGGCGTACCGGAACGACCTGTTCTGGGCGCAGGAGTACGCGAAGCACAACCGCGCGATCATGATGGGCCTCTTCCAGGAAATCGTCCGCAGGGAGTTCAGGAAGGCCCGGGTCACCTTCGATCCTGTCATCTCCTGCCACCACAACTACGTGGCGGAGGAGCGGTACGAGGGCATGGACCTGCTGGTCACCCGCAAGGGCGCGATCCGTGCGGGATCCGGCGACTTCGGCATCATCCCGGGATCGATGGGGACGGGCTCGTACATCGTGAAGGGTCTCGGCAACGAGAAGTCCTTCAACTCCGCCTCGCACGGCGCCGGCCGCAGGATGAGCCGCAACGCCGCGAAGCGGCGCTTCTCGACGCGGGACCTGGAGGAGCAGACGCGGGGCGTGGAGTGCCGTAAGGACTCCGGCGTCGTGGACGAGATCCCGGCCGCGTACAAGCCGATCGAGAAGGTCATCGACCAGCAGAGGGACCTGGTGCAGGTCGTCGCGAAGCTGAAGCAGGTCATCTGCGTCAAGGGCTGA